One genomic window of Pseudomonas sp. LFM046 includes the following:
- a CDS encoding murein transglycosylase A, whose translation MIALSFRRGRLALCVAALLSLVAGCDKEPAKPIQPKVETYTRATWEELPATNDADLLAGFNAWRSACARLARDPIWAAPCGSAGQVPEDPTAVRAWLKAQLDVYSLRNAHNSPQGLITGYYEPVYAGSLRRTKETEVPVYGTPEDMIIVALDSLYPELKGKRLRGRLEGRVLKPYDDAATIRANGVKAPVLAWLSDPMDLQFLQIQGSGRIQLENGRQLRIGYADQNGHPYRPVGRWLVEQGLLKQEDVSMSSIRDWARANPQRVQELLATNPSYVFFGLNPDSNEGPRGSLNVPLTAGYSVAIDRKVIPLGSLLWLSTTRPDGSPVTRPVAAQDTGGAIAGEVRADLFWGTGAEAGELAGNMKQAGQLWMLWPKGAPLPGAATAPAQGGKS comes from the coding sequence GTGATTGCCCTCTCCTTCCGTCGGGGCCGGCTGGCGCTGTGCGTCGCCGCCCTGCTCTCGCTGGTCGCCGGTTGCGACAAGGAACCCGCGAAACCCATACAACCCAAGGTCGAGACCTACACCCGGGCGACCTGGGAAGAGCTGCCCGCCACCAACGACGCCGACCTCCTGGCCGGTTTCAACGCCTGGCGCTCGGCTTGCGCCCGACTGGCCCGTGACCCGATCTGGGCGGCCCCCTGCGGCAGCGCCGGCCAGGTGCCGGAAGACCCCACTGCCGTCCGCGCCTGGCTCAAGGCCCAACTGGACGTCTACAGTCTGCGCAACGCCCACAACAGCCCGCAGGGCCTGATCACCGGCTACTACGAACCGGTCTATGCCGGCAGCCTGAGACGCACCAAGGAAACCGAGGTACCGGTGTACGGCACCCCGGAAGACATGATCATCGTCGCCCTGGACAGCCTCTACCCGGAACTCAAGGGCAAGCGCCTGCGCGGGCGCCTGGAAGGCCGCGTGCTCAAGCCCTATGACGACGCCGCCACCATCCGCGCCAACGGCGTCAAGGCGCCGGTACTGGCCTGGCTCTCCGACCCCATGGACCTGCAATTCCTGCAGATCCAGGGCTCCGGGCGTATCCAGTTGGAGAACGGCCGCCAACTGCGCATCGGCTACGCCGACCAGAACGGTCACCCCTACCGCCCGGTGGGCCGCTGGCTGGTGGAACAGGGCCTGCTGAAGCAGGAAGACGTCAGCATGAGCAGCATTCGCGACTGGGCCAGGGCCAACCCGCAGCGGGTCCAGGAGCTGCTCGCGACCAACCCGAGCTATGTGTTCTTCGGCCTCAATCCGGACAGCAACGAAGGTCCTCGCGGGTCCCTCAACGTGCCCCTGACCGCCGGCTACAGCGTGGCCATCGACCGCAAGGTGATCCCGCTGGGCAGCCTGCTCTGGCTCTCCACCACCCGCCCCGACGGCAGCCCGGTCACTCGTCCGGTGGCTGCCCAGGACACCGGCGGCGCCATCGCAGGTGAAGTGCGCGCCGACCTCTTCTGGGGCACCGGCGCCGAAGCCGGCGAACTGGCCGGCAACATGAAGCAGGCGGGGCAACTCTGGATGCTCTGGCCGAAGGGCGCGCCGTTGCCCGGCGCAGCCACTGCGCCAGCACAGGGGGGCAAATCATGA
- a CDS encoding N-acetyltransferase — protein MSLVIRAEAPADIPAIEALTVAAFAQAPHSSGTEQFIVNGLRRAGQLSLSLVAEDGGELVGHVALSPVRISSGATSWYGLGPISVAPARQGAGIGSRLMGAALAGLRELGAEGCVLLGDPAYYSRFGFIVRPGLVLPGVPAEYFQAFSFSGEWPVGDVSYHLAFEATD, from the coding sequence ATGAGCCTGGTCATCCGCGCGGAAGCGCCCGCCGATATCCCCGCCATCGAAGCCCTGACCGTCGCCGCATTTGCCCAGGCGCCCCACAGCAGCGGCACCGAGCAGTTCATCGTCAACGGCTTGCGGCGTGCCGGGCAGCTGTCGCTGTCCCTGGTGGCGGAGGACGGCGGCGAGCTCGTCGGCCACGTGGCCCTGTCGCCGGTGCGCATCTCCTCCGGAGCCACGAGCTGGTACGGCCTGGGCCCCATTTCCGTGGCGCCGGCACGCCAGGGTGCGGGCATCGGTTCCCGCCTCATGGGCGCCGCCCTGGCCGGATTGCGTGAGCTTGGGGCGGAAGGCTGCGTGCTGCTGGGCGACCCCGCCTACTACAGCCGTTTCGGCTTCATCGTGCGCCCGGGCCTGGTGCTGCCCGGCGTGCCTGCGGAGTATTTCCAGGCCTTCTCGTTCAGCGGCGAATGGCCCGTGGGGGATGTCAGCTATCACCTGGCGTTCGAAGCCACTGACTGA
- a CDS encoding sensor domain-containing diguanylate cyclase, producing the protein MRDDAETTHEVYKALLESTRAIPWKIDWKTMTFAYIGPQIEALLGWSQSSWVGVNDWAERMHPDDRDAVVAFCVAQSQAGTDHEADYRALTPQGDYVWIRDVVHVMRNAEGEVEALVGFMFDISERKKAEQQLIDLQKQLEEYSYQDGLTGVANRRMFDSMLDMEWANAQRTGEPLSLILLDIDYFKQYNDHYGHIQGDDCLRSVGKALKNAAIRPRDFVARFGGEEFVLILPATDEPAARQVAERCRKLIREQCIPHEKSGVASLLTISLGVGTLVPSHQDQPLPFIQAVDKLLYQAKQRGRDRLESAHFGGRRDLAQKREGEGH; encoded by the coding sequence ATGAGAGACGACGCCGAAACCACCCACGAGGTCTACAAAGCGCTACTGGAGTCCACCCGGGCGATCCCCTGGAAGATCGACTGGAAGACCATGACCTTTGCCTACATCGGTCCGCAGATCGAAGCGTTGCTGGGCTGGAGCCAGTCCAGTTGGGTTGGCGTCAATGACTGGGCCGAGCGCATGCACCCCGATGACCGCGATGCCGTGGTCGCCTTCTGCGTCGCCCAGTCCCAGGCGGGCACCGACCACGAAGCGGACTACCGTGCCCTCACCCCCCAGGGCGACTACGTCTGGATTCGCGACGTGGTGCACGTCATGCGCAATGCCGAGGGCGAGGTGGAAGCCCTGGTCGGCTTCATGTTCGACATCAGCGAGCGCAAGAAGGCCGAGCAGCAGCTCATCGACCTGCAGAAGCAACTGGAGGAGTACTCCTACCAGGACGGCCTGACCGGCGTGGCCAACCGGCGCATGTTCGACTCCATGCTGGACATGGAATGGGCCAACGCCCAGCGCACCGGCGAGCCGCTGTCGCTGATCCTGCTCGATATCGACTACTTCAAGCAGTACAACGACCACTACGGCCATATCCAGGGCGATGACTGCCTGAGAAGCGTGGGCAAGGCACTGAAGAACGCCGCCATCCGCCCCCGGGACTTCGTCGCTCGCTTTGGCGGGGAAGAGTTCGTGCTGATCCTCCCGGCCACCGACGAACCCGCCGCCCGCCAGGTGGCCGAGCGCTGCCGCAAGCTGATCCGCGAACAGTGCATCCCCCACGAGAAATCCGGGGTCGCCTCGCTCCTGACCATCAGCCTGGGCGTCGGCACCCTGGTTCCCAGCCACCAGGACCAGCCCTTGCCCTTCATCCAGGCCGTGGACAAGCTGCTCTATCAGGCCAAGCAGCGCGGGCGCGACCGCCTGGAGTCGGCCCACTTTGGCGGCCGCCGGGACCTGGCCCAGAAACGAGAAGGCGAAGGTCACTGA
- a CDS encoding DUF2855 family protein — MGTTLDLLVKRDRITECRVREGLLKAGDLGQGQALLRVDRFAFTANNITYAALGETLGYWQFFPTGEEGMGIIPVWGFAEVVQSHCPELEIGQRFFGYYPMSTHLRVTPDKVRPNGFVDAAPHRQALPPLYNHYLNCANDALYHEDDEALQMLLRPLFTTSFLLDGFLAAEQFFGAHDVVVTSASSKTAIGMAYLLNRSRKGRGMDYQVIGLTSPGNRAFVEALKCYDRVLGYDELDQLPGNVPSVLVDFAGNGPLLDQVHRKLGSELKYSCLVGAAHWDQRQGRSPDMPGPKPTMFFAPTEAQKLIHKVGNQAFQQAMVDRWRAFAGYAQQWMDLEYGHGPAAVEAIYQQVLQGHAAPRAGHLLSM; from the coding sequence ATGGGCACCACCCTGGATCTGCTGGTCAAGCGCGACCGGATTACCGAGTGCCGGGTTCGTGAGGGCCTGCTGAAGGCCGGCGACCTGGGGCAGGGGCAGGCGCTGCTGCGGGTCGACCGCTTTGCCTTCACCGCCAACAACATCACCTATGCCGCGCTGGGCGAGACCCTGGGCTATTGGCAATTCTTTCCCACCGGCGAAGAAGGGATGGGGATCATCCCCGTCTGGGGCTTTGCCGAAGTGGTGCAGTCCCACTGCCCGGAGCTGGAGATCGGCCAGCGCTTCTTCGGCTACTACCCCATGTCCACCCATCTCCGGGTCACGCCGGACAAGGTGCGTCCCAACGGCTTCGTGGATGCGGCGCCCCATCGGCAGGCCTTGCCGCCGCTCTACAACCATTATCTGAACTGCGCCAACGACGCCCTCTATCACGAGGATGACGAGGCGTTGCAGATGCTCCTGCGTCCGCTGTTCACCACCTCCTTCCTGCTGGACGGCTTTCTGGCCGCGGAGCAGTTCTTCGGTGCCCATGACGTGGTGGTGACCAGCGCGTCGAGCAAGACCGCCATCGGCATGGCCTATCTGCTGAACCGCAGCCGGAAGGGCCGGGGCATGGACTATCAGGTGATCGGCCTGACCTCTCCGGGAAATCGGGCTTTCGTCGAGGCGCTAAAGTGCTATGACCGGGTGCTGGGCTACGACGAGCTGGACCAGCTTCCGGGCAATGTCCCGTCGGTACTGGTGGATTTCGCCGGCAACGGCCCGTTGCTGGACCAGGTCCACCGCAAGCTGGGTTCAGAGCTGAAGTACAGCTGCCTGGTGGGCGCCGCCCACTGGGACCAGCGCCAAGGGCGCTCGCCGGACATGCCGGGACCGAAGCCCACGATGTTCTTCGCCCCGACCGAGGCGCAGAAGCTGATCCACAAGGTGGGCAACCAGGCCTTCCAACAGGCCATGGTGGATCGCTGGCGCGCCTTCGCGGGCTACGCCCAGCAGTGGATGGACCTGGAATATGGGCACGGACCGGCGGCCGTGGAGGCGATCTACCAGCAGGTGCTGCAGGGCCACGCGGCCCCGAGGGCGGGGCACCTGCTGTCGATGTAG
- a CDS encoding LysR family transcriptional regulator, translating into MNMQKSPTLDQVKWDDLRFFLEVARTRTASGAARRLGVDYTTVSRRVRALEQALGALLFEKSRAAGFVLTVEGQRLLGHAETLESTLQAACEQVSGTRLGLSGHVRIGCTEGFGSYFVTAQMSRFLERYPHISADILPVPHFVSLSRREADIAITLERPERGPYVCSKLCDYRLRLYASPEYLAKHPPIQTREDLAGHPFITYVEDLAFSPKLLYLNDLLPGAVSQLRSTSVIAQYQAALQGRALAILPCFLVAGDPRLQAVLPADVEVTRQFWMYYSEDLRRLKRITLVAEYLHACADLNRAWLLGEETELRIPDPA; encoded by the coding sequence ATGAACATGCAAAAAAGCCCCACCCTCGACCAGGTGAAGTGGGACGACTTGCGCTTTTTCCTGGAGGTGGCCCGCACCCGGACCGCCAGCGGCGCGGCTCGCCGGCTGGGTGTGGACTACACGACGGTGTCGCGGCGGGTGCGCGCCCTGGAGCAGGCGTTGGGGGCGCTGCTGTTCGAGAAGTCACGCGCGGCGGGCTTCGTGCTCACGGTCGAGGGGCAGCGCCTGCTGGGGCACGCCGAGACCCTGGAGAGCACGCTGCAGGCGGCGTGCGAGCAGGTGTCGGGCACACGCCTGGGGTTGTCGGGGCATGTGCGCATCGGCTGCACCGAGGGCTTCGGCTCCTATTTCGTGACCGCGCAGATGAGCCGCTTCCTGGAGCGTTATCCGCATATTTCGGCGGACATCCTGCCGGTTCCGCACTTCGTCAGCCTGTCCCGCCGCGAGGCGGACATCGCCATCACCCTCGAACGGCCGGAGCGTGGGCCTTATGTCTGCTCGAAACTCTGTGATTACCGCCTGCGCCTCTATGCCTCGCCCGAGTACCTGGCGAAGCATCCGCCGATCCAGACGCGGGAGGACCTGGCCGGGCATCCCTTCATCACCTACGTGGAAGACCTGGCGTTCAGTCCCAAGCTGCTTTACCTGAACGACCTGCTGCCCGGCGCCGTGAGTCAGTTGCGCAGCACCAGCGTCATCGCCCAGTACCAGGCGGCGCTGCAGGGGCGGGCGCTGGCGATCCTGCCGTGCTTCCTGGTGGCCGGCGACCCGCGCTTGCAGGCCGTGCTGCCCGCTGATGTGGAAGTCACCCGGCAGTTCTGGATGTACTACAGCGAGGACCTGCGCCGGCTGAAGCGCATCACCCTGGTGGCGGAGTACCTGCACGCCTGTGCCGACCTCAACCGCGCCTGGCTGCTGGGCGAGGAGACCGAACTGCGGATTCCGGACCCGGCGTAA